One region of Dysidea avara chromosome 1, odDysAvar1.4, whole genome shotgun sequence genomic DNA includes:
- the LOC136246541 gene encoding uncharacterized protein yields MNIDIGTNSEIVMRIIFCASQATSTVPQSPSDMSSSPSTMLSSMSLPLPPLVTPFSTVQMTLSSVNLGPSSSVQVITKSASNTGWIISVIILTMLLLIVVLLLIIVSTVYCKKLSNVTDSSRELNDYHEVSRYVNPHRVNRSSGSTARLHPNPAYGGAELQPQRRRQLNDNYDYVVSDYEMIKTDHNPSYVATKVGSNQMDDNPSYKPAFVAVV; encoded by the exons ATGAATATTGACATAGGCACTAATTCAGAAATTGTCATGAGAATCATCTTCTGTGCTAGTCAAG CCACTAGTACTGTGCCACAATCACCTTCAGACATGTCATCATCACCATCAACCATGTTGTCATCTATGTCATTACCTCTACCACCATTAGTGACACCATTCTCAACAGTGCAAATGACTCTTTCATCAGTGAACCTTGGACCCTCATCCAGTGTACAAGTTATCACTAAATCAG CCTCCAACACTGGATGGATTATCAGTGTTATCATACTGACTATGCTACTACTGATAGTGGTACTACTGTTAATAATAGTGAGCACTGTGTACTGCAAGAAGTTATCAAATGTGACAGATTCTTCAAGAGAATTAAATGACTATCATGAAGTTAGTAGATACGTAAACCCACACCGAGTAAACAGAAGTTCAGGCAGCACTGCTCGTCTTCACCCCAATCCAGCTTATGGTGGAGCAGAATTACAGCCTCAGAGAAGGAGACAATTAAatgataattatgattatgtagTGAGTGATTATGAAATGATTAAAACTGACCACAATCCATCATATGTTGCAACAAAAGTTGGGAGTAATCAGATGGATGATAACCCTTCATATAAACCTGCTTTTGTAGCTGTAGTATAA